Sequence from the Rutidosis leptorrhynchoides isolate AG116_Rl617_1_P2 chromosome 3, CSIRO_AGI_Rlap_v1, whole genome shotgun sequence genome:
AGGATAGTGTCTAGTAGTTTTGCAAGAAAAAATGGTAGATAAAaccttgaagaaaaaaaaaataataaacaaacAGAAAGGTTGCTTACAGAAAGTTTATAAAATTTTATCCACAAATGTGGCTTACAAGGTCGACCGTTGGTTACTTTTAAAAGTCCAAATCTACCTGTAACAATAACTTGGTAAACTTTTTCAAAGTATAGCATTTTTTCAGTTATACTATTCAAGCAAAGGATTAATCATAACCTACAAATAAACTTTCATAACCATATCAAAATCATCTTTTCACATAACTCAAATCAATTATCTAACGTAAATCACCAAAACTAGTTCACACTATTAACTTCTTCCACCATCAAACTGTTCTTCCACTCCACCTTTTGTAATATTTTTGTTCGGCGATTTGATTAGCATTGGacaaatgtaatcaactgttacaaTTAAGAGAGTATAACTGTATAAATATGTCATGTGATCAGTCCTTTTGTCTAACATTACAGTGACTTTTatagtttattttttatttttactctAAAGAACAAACCTAAATTTCACGTTTATGCTTGTTGGACAGATATGAGGTCAGCCAACATACTTCATTAGGTTAGAGATGTAGGAAAGCAACATGTAAAAGTACAAGTAAAACAGACCTTTCTCCTTTTAATATATACAATCTATAATTCATAAAATTCATCATTTAACCGGTTTTGTTTTGAACTTTCAGATATACAGTCATACTTACAGAGACAGGTGGATAGACACCGACACCTGTCTTTAACATCTTATGATAGAAGAATCATCTTATTGTAGATGCATAGTTTCATCTTAGATAAATGATAAAAGAATCTGATCTGATAACACCAAAAATGAATAGTTTCATGACATACAAGCAGGCAATCTATGGCAACCAACTCTACTCATAACCGTTAGCCAGTGACCTATTTCCTAGAGTTTGTGAAAATTAGTCAAGAATTGTACTGAAAACACGATAGACATACCGAAAATCAAATTCCATATATCCCCTGTTACATGAGATTCAACGTTATAACCAGCTTCCGTATAAGAAAAACTTTAGGTGACTAAAAACAGAGAAGACTAGTAACCAGCTCTCGATCGACTAGCTTCTGAGATCGATTGCATATATATAGGTCTTACAAAAGTGATTTATCTAATCCTATTTATTCCAAATCTCAAACACTCTCAATTAACCAATCTATCATGAATGAAAGTATCCACTTTGTGTTATACAATCAAATAATTTATCTTCTATGAAAACTACaataatttcaaaaaaaaaaaaattaaaaaaaaaccccTTTGAGTAACCAATCAACCAGAGGAAATAAATTAATTCAagcaaacacaaaaaaaaaaaaaaaaaaaaaaaaaaaaaaaaaaaaaaaaaaactcaccaTCCTTGTGCACAATTCCCCATGCCTTTCCATGTTTACCATCCTGAAATACACAGCACATTAACAATCACTATGTATCATTTCTCATAAACCCTAACTAAACCCTAAAGAATTACATACATGATTCGAATATATTTAAAAGAGAAATAAACCTTGTAGAGATTGATTTTGGTGATCTCATAAGCAACACCAGACCAATGAGTTTTAGCCATTTGATAACCTAATCCCCAATTTGGTAGGAATTGAGCTACTTCAAACAAGtttttcttcttttttctttttgattttgaaactgttgatgaagatgatgttgttgttgttgctgatgCAGAAgcaggtgatgatgatgatgatgatgtgctaAAATTTCGAACGATTGTGTTGAACGATAACTGTTTCCATGAATTGCTAATCGAAGCTACTGATCTGCTCGCCATGCTTTTGTGTTTCGTTGCGGCTTAATTTATGTTTCTCACTGGTGGTGGTTTTCCTCTTGTTATGAACAAAGCTTTGTATTTATATGTTCATTTTACCCCCTTTAAGTTTTATAAGATTGTcaacttttatattttgttccttttttcaTAACAAGGAAGTTTAGGGGATCATTTTATAGAGCATGTTAAAATTGTTAATGTTACTTCgtaaatgttaatgttaatgtgttAACTACCCTTTCTTCGGGCCGGCCCTGAGTGTTTTGTTGTCCGGTGTGAGATGACAATAAGATGCCCATATTAAGATTTTTAAACTTACTACATGGAGTGTTTGAAACTTTAGTTTATTTTGCTCATTCTCACATTAATATCTTAACAAATTCTCCGTATAGTATAGTGTAACAATTTGAAGACACAAACTAcatttaaaaatgataatgataatgataattcatATTATAAGTTAAGTCTGAGATCGATATATTCAAAAATTAATTCTAATATCAAAACTAAGTTCTTTTCTAGTCGGAATAGTGTGACTTCATACTAgaaaaatattagatttcaaaaaTATAATTTGACTTTTTACTAAATTATTAAAAACTCGGTAAAATTTATTTAAGAGTGCATAATAATCATAActtattatatcaataataatttaaaatactaCTTCATAATCAAGAGTTATCTAAATAAAAATTACTCCATATAATTCTTGTATTTAACATAATCTAGAAACATCAAATTTGTATAGAAAATTTGTGTAGCTTGTTTAATATAATAAAGAATCAAAATAGAATGAAAAAAAAATGTAAAGATAAATAATTTTTACTAagctaaatatattaaattatttGTAATACATCAAGTATTGAAAGTCATTAGATGTCCCATCATTTCACAATTATCAATTCATTGTtacttaaatattcatatattttaaaaGGTACATGTAAATGCATTACCTACTTATACTATAAAGTAATGTACACATTTTCTCTCTCTAAGTCACTCCATGCACATTTCCCTTCTCTATTCTCATTCATCTCTTTATCCATTCCTGCAACttggttatttatttatttttatttttttgaaaaaaaatcagAACTCTATATTTGATGTCCTTTCTAACTTGATGTCCAATACAGTCGCACCTGCGGCTCTACCTCAGGTCTGGCTCTGCTTCCAAATTATATACGACAAAAATTCATAGTTCAAATTTTAAAGTAGAACGCTCTTAGTcataacacatatacatatacatattcagaaAAAAAGTTTTATATTGACAGTTAAAAGCAACGCCGAAACTTGAACCCAATGTCCCGATCACATGTGGGGTAAAATTAGTGACAGAGAGTAAACACTAAAAAGtcgtattttttagtaaaaaaatgtttagtgtaaaaaaaaaaaattctccccAAATTCAGGTGGAGCGGGTACCCCTTTGGGTTATCATGTTCCGCCAATACTTAAAATCAACGTGAATGAATGAGGAAGTGTTAACATTCTTTTTTAGTGTTCTTCAAAAAAGAAAAACGTTCTTTGTTAGTGCTCACATTTCTATTATGAAAATATGATTGTTTTACATTAGAATCAACGAGTAAAACAAACCAGCTTCGCTGCGGAGTGTTTTCGATCGATTAACGGTTAGTGATTTTGATCGGTTATTGTATGTTTAAAAATTAAATGGATAAAAAGTTGGGAAGAAAAAGTTAATGTATATGTGAATTTACTTACATTATTATATTCATATTACAAAACATATGTTCCAAAGAAACATGTTTTCTATTGTTTACTaaaggaataaaaaaaaaaaaaagtgtagaCGTACTACGGACCTTAGATCAAACGTATTAACCTAGATTAACGGCGAAAACGATAACTAGGGCGAGTCGAATACTTGATTAACtatcgggatcaatctaaccaacaaaATAGTTGATATAATCGATGCCTAGAGCCTTGTATTCGGTTGGGGATTGGGCTAGGACGGTAAACACAGAGTAATACGACGACAATAGGGTTTgtggtgtgtaacctaacaatgaaccataaaacccatatatatatatatatatatatatatatatatatatatatatatatatatatatatatatatatatatatatatatataattccagtgaccatcggccggtggtctgggacctacggccgatggtgagagtccctcgaccgatggtccctaccatcggtcgatggtctgagcagccaaccaactgctctcaaccatttcacgacattatactaagcaattcaaatacaaagtattaatgacgatgttcatacatgactgaaatatgaaatacaaaattaatagaacttattacataatagaactcgggattatgcaccaacaaactccccctaagacctagttctatttcAAAAATCTTCAGTCATCATTTACTTCATTCGTACGGATCGATtaccatgttgttcaagtagcacagcttagctactttcacatactgttcagcctgtaTCCTGTTCTCTCGACGATAGAGCATACGATTGTAATACAACGTGAAAAtatcagcctcggtacagtttcTCAACCAAATCGGATCCAATACACGAATGCAttcaatatcatcttctttcagcttatccaaaacaatcacaacttcttcagaacgatcatcataaaaccaccatctgaatctctgactccaattctgCGGCAATTTTCTCAACggtaccttcttcatagtctttgcccgcttgtacttcacaattcttcgagattcaccagttctaggattaactttgaaactaatcctaggaaattgtggcctaaaaccttcccaattcttTGAATTAAAAGCTATACGAATCTTCTTCACCAGTAACGAAGATcgatcgttcattccacaatacaacATTCTCAACCTGGCAATCTGCATTAGCTCAAAGTACGGCAGTGACTTGAATTCGTGACCATGTTTAATATAATCAACACCAAACTCTCTCTTAAtcgcaaacatgttgaattcttcaatgtaagCCCAGGCTAGAATTCTTTCTTTTGCACTCTTTCTCAAATTAATCATCTTCAAATATTTCGGCTCAAGATTCGGTTTTTCACAATACTTTCTAATCTTCAAGATATCTCTCCAATCAACTTCCAACTTTTCAGTTTTTTCCTTGTGATATTTGACCGGCAAAAATCCTTCAGGCAGGACTTCAGTTCGTTCTTTCTCTTTACACTTTCTATCCAAAAGTTCATCATTTGTTCTTAACAACtcctcaaaaccaggaagatcCTCATTCTTATCATTTTGATATGTAGGAAAATCTTCATGAGTAACATCCTCAACTAAATCATCTAAATCTCTATCACTAAAATCCTCTGGAATCTCagggccaaaagaatcatcctcagatggagaatcgtcggactgtgcgtcagcagctttagcttcctcttgctctagacgcacctgttcgtccagctcttctctagagaggttgtgagggatctctccctcttctagttcatcataaacaacagaatgcttgagctcatcctgtttagaaaagaaatcactaaaactacaatcaattttaagaggaattactgacagtgctgtaGCTTTGGAGGAACCAGGAGCCTCCACCATTCGATTATCAGTCTCATCCTCAGGCATCTCAACCAGATCAAACTTCTCTTCCCACGCAGTCATCTTAGCCAGAGCTGATGCAGCCAACTCCTTAGCTTGAGAAGCTTCTCGTTTCGCATCAGTTAATAACAACGATTGATCACCAACTTTTCTTTGCAACAGGTCAACTTGCAACGATAGCCTTGTAACATCTTCGGACTTAACACGATTCTCCTCCTTCAACTGTTCAATTTTCTCATCCATTTCCTTCCTCATTCTCAAATTATCAGCCATAGCTTGAACATACAAATCATTCAAATTGCGAAGAGTCGAGGAACTAACACCTCCTTCAGTTCCAGCATGAATCGGAGCTTTCGGAGTAGGAGTAGAAACAGTCTCTTGGGAGACCTGTTGAACCACAGGTGGTGACTGTTGCGTTGACGgacgttgttgttgttgtgaagTTTGTTGTCCTTGAGTCTGCGGTATTGGTGTCACTGGTTGAGTTCCAGCTGAAGATCCACCAGCATCTTTGTAAACTAACTTGAACCTTCTTTTCAATTTTAGCTTAGTTGAAACCtgagaactctcatcttcaaccaaTCTCCTTTTTGATCCCCTTGAAGCTTCCTCAACACCAACATTTGGATTAACATCACCAATCTCATCAACTAACCCACCAGCACCTGACCCACCAGCAGCTTGAGTATTCACCGGTTGTTCCACCTCTTCATCACTATTCGCTACTTCAAAATTAGGTTCTTGATCAGATAAGCTATTTTCATTTCTCCACTTCTTTCCTGGAGGACACTGATAAGATTCTTTCGCAAGATGACACACAAGCTTGCCATCATTAGCACTCTTCATCTGATTCAATCGATTGAACGTAAGATCTGTCATATGCTTCAACTCAATGACGTCTTTTCTCAATCTAGGCAAATCAACAGTTTGACGATTGATCATAATTTGTAAGAACCTCGGATAAATTAGATATGACTTGCTCGTCACATTCTCCACCAGTAGATCAAAGATAACTCCTGAGAAATTGAAATCAGCCTTCAAAACCAAAGCAGCAAACATTCCTTGATAAATCTCGCTCAGTTCATCAAACCCTCCTTGCAATGGGCTTAAGCACCTCAGCACAACAAGTGACAGATATCTATACGGTGGAGTGAATCCACTTCTTTTAATCGTTGCTCTCGTAATATCACCAGAATACTTGCATCTTAACACACATCCAGTAATCTTTGTCTTTGACAACTTCTTCGGCATATTCTCATCATCCTCGAACAAGAAAGTGTTTCGAATCGTATCTTCAGAAATCTGAATCTCCTGACCACAAACAGTACTCATAATTACCTTCATGTCATCTACAGTCTCAATTCTTGCACgttcccagaactctctctgatgtgagTAATATGTCGTACAGGGCATAGAGATGGCTGCAAATACTCTTGAACGTTTCAGAAACTCAATTACACCCTTGTACTTACCAGCATTAGGACCTTTCTCATTTAGACATGCAGTGAGATTGGAGCCACTGTTAGCTTTCAATCCTGGAATATCAATAGAAAACGGACCTCCCGATGACTCAGTATCGGAATCATGTGCAATGTTTTCTGGATCAGCTTGAACACCTGACATTATGAAAATAACTGCAAACATAATTCAAATCAGCATTATAAAGACAATATCACAGTGTGATCATCACAGAATATATTACCTTATAAAGACTAATAGATCAGGATCTCAGTTACACGATTACATGTCCGAAGTAGAATTAATACAGACATAGAATAGTGTATTAATGCTAACAAGCTAGCATTATCAAATTACATAACAAGCTGAAAATAAACAAACACATAAACATAAATTCAGAATCATTCATCCCATAATGGAATCCTCTGGCACTAGCTTTTCCTCATGTTGGATtacaccaagtttctcaaacaagGTATATAGTAAAGCTGCGTATggaaatggttcttccatctcaaTAAAATCTTTCATTACATGAATGAGAAAATGACCCACattcacttgaataccctctaGTAGACAATATAGAAATAAAGCCTCGGTACCAGACAGCAAATTATCTACTTCTTTCCTAAAGGTCACATTCCTTTTGATAATCCTTAAATGTATCTCATGTTGTTGTAAGATATCATCATCTCTAACCTCAACCCTACCAGCATTAACTACTTTCCCTGGCTTGCATAACCTTGCAACTATGTCAGATAGTTTGAATCTATTGGGGATCTTTCTCAGATCTTTGCTAGGATACAGTATCTTAACCCCGGTGTGAGGAACATTCAACAGGTCTGAGAATTCCTCCATAATCCACTTATACTGTTGGTTAAATAGGCCTGAGTGCACAAATTTCTTCTTACCATCTTCTAAGGCAACATTGGCATAAAATTCCCACAACAAATCAGGACAAAAGTAATCCCCAATGTCTAAGAATGCTTGACATCCAATTTGTTCCCAAGGAATATAGGTCTGTCAAGTagcaatgaccttttgttccactaagatgggtcgtccactagctagaattctcctacggtcgatgttaaacatccattgcccaacaaaggaacctcctgacattctaatacatactacaagcactagcattagaGAGGCATAACAGAAAATACCAGTGACCAAAAAATTCAATTAAATTCAATATAAAAATCTACCATCGGTTCAATCAAGTGACCATCAGTCGATGGACtggaccatcggtccgat
This genomic interval carries:
- the LOC139898630 gene encoding uncharacterized protein, which translates into the protein MASRSVASISNSWKQLSFNTIVRNFSTSSSSSSPASASATTTTSSSSTVSKSKRKKKKNLFEVAQFLPNWGLGYQMAKTHWSGVAYEITKINLYKDGKHGKAWGIVHKDGVPAADVPKKISGVHKRCWKYIPNSKKAEHITPQPQSEPQVQAA